One genomic segment of Terriglobia bacterium includes these proteins:
- a CDS encoding efflux RND transporter permease subunit, protein MGKLRLAGTIARTFIQSKLTPLAVTGALLLGAMAIWQTPREEEPQIIVPMLDVMVQMPGATPQEVEQRVSIPMEKLLREVPGVEYLYSISHPGMSIVIVRFYVGTKEEDAIVKTYNKLAGNFDKIPPGVSQPLIKVRSIDDVPIMGLTLSGAKYDPYRLRLVAGELEHTIKQIDDVSETSIIGGQPRVVRVTLDTQRLAGYGLTPGQVVQRIQAANTREQAGSFSRDNREFQVEAGAFITRAEDLRDVVAGVHNGRPVYLRDVAERIEDGPTEPTNYVLYGSGAGASHDASAGAEFPAVTITVAKRKGTNATFIAERVLQRMQELRGNTIPADLNVAVTRNYGETAKAKSDELLKHLFLATLSVTLLIALALGWRESGVVLLAVPVTLALTLAIFFLYGYTLNRVTLFALIFSIGILVDDAIVVVENIVRHFRLPENRGRPLPQVAVEAVDEVGNPTILATFAVIAAILPMAFVRGLMGPYMRPIPVGASAAMLFSLAVAFVVSPWAALRLLSHYAKPDAGHEHGTEGAMTRLYRRLMNPLINNSKRRLIFLAGVVVLLLAACTLVPLKMVRVKMLPFDNKSEFQVIVDMPDGTTLEQTTRVSQELARYLAQQPEVLNYQIYSGTSGPYNFNGLVRHYFLRSQPNQADIQVNLLPRSERSAQSHEIARRLRPGLQKIGQPFGARVKVAEVPPGPPVLQTLVAEVYGPDYKGQTELAAKIKDIFQHTPGVVDTDWYVEDPQTRFDMDVDQEKAALHGVSAGDVARTVQLSLHGAEAGLLHSPQSREDVPIQVRLGRADRSGMDELGSIKVPTVAGGQVSLRELTNTKQTVIDTSVYRKNMQPVVYVTGDVAGEEESPVYAIMKMNEAIDKLRLPEGYGVRRYNAVQPESTDRYTMKWDGEWHITIEVFRDLGLAFAVVLVLIYVLVVGWFKSFVTPLVIMAPIPLTLVGILPAHALMGAFFTATSMIGFIAGAGIIVRNSIILVDFIELRRSHGVPLAQAVVDAGAVRFRPMLLTAAAVVVGASVILFDPIFQGLAISLMAGEVASTFLSRMAVPVLYYLSERRHEKATPPNVHTPQDAAQAVPAA, encoded by the coding sequence ATGGGAAAGCTGCGTCTGGCGGGGACGATCGCCCGCACCTTCATCCAATCCAAGCTCACGCCGCTCGCGGTCACCGGCGCGCTGCTTCTGGGCGCCATGGCGATTTGGCAGACGCCGCGCGAAGAAGAGCCGCAGATCATTGTTCCCATGCTGGACGTGATGGTGCAGATGCCGGGCGCCACGCCGCAGGAAGTGGAGCAGCGCGTGAGCATTCCCATGGAAAAGTTGCTGCGCGAAGTCCCGGGCGTGGAATATCTCTACTCCATCTCCCATCCCGGCATGAGCATTGTGATTGTGCGTTTCTATGTGGGCACCAAAGAAGAAGATGCCATCGTAAAGACGTACAACAAGCTTGCCGGGAACTTTGACAAGATTCCTCCCGGAGTTTCGCAGCCGCTCATCAAAGTCCGCTCCATTGACGACGTACCGATCATGGGCCTGACGCTCTCGGGCGCCAAATACGATCCTTATCGTTTGCGTCTGGTGGCCGGCGAACTGGAACACACTATCAAGCAGATTGACGATGTTTCTGAAACCAGCATCATCGGCGGGCAGCCGCGCGTGGTCCGCGTAACCCTGGACACGCAGAGGCTCGCCGGGTACGGACTGACGCCGGGACAAGTCGTGCAACGAATTCAAGCTGCGAATACGCGCGAGCAGGCCGGCAGCTTCTCTCGTGACAACCGCGAGTTCCAGGTGGAAGCCGGAGCATTCATTACCCGGGCCGAAGACTTGCGCGACGTGGTGGCCGGCGTCCATAACGGGCGGCCTGTGTACCTGCGCGACGTGGCAGAACGAATCGAAGATGGCCCTACGGAGCCCACCAACTACGTGTTGTACGGTAGCGGCGCGGGAGCAAGCCATGACGCATCCGCCGGCGCAGAATTTCCCGCCGTAACCATCACCGTTGCCAAGCGCAAAGGCACCAACGCCACCTTCATTGCTGAACGCGTGCTGCAGCGGATGCAAGAGCTCCGTGGCAATACGATTCCCGCGGACCTCAACGTGGCCGTCACGCGCAATTACGGTGAAACCGCAAAAGCCAAGTCGGACGAATTGCTGAAGCACCTGTTCCTGGCAACGCTCTCGGTAACGCTGTTGATCGCCCTGGCGCTGGGCTGGCGCGAATCCGGCGTGGTCCTGCTGGCCGTGCCCGTCACGCTGGCGCTGACCCTGGCTATCTTCTTTTTATATGGCTACACACTGAACCGCGTAACGCTGTTTGCTCTGATCTTCAGCATCGGCATTCTGGTGGACGATGCCATCGTGGTGGTGGAAAACATTGTCCGCCATTTCCGCCTGCCGGAAAATCGCGGACGTCCGCTGCCCCAGGTGGCGGTGGAAGCCGTGGATGAAGTAGGCAACCCGACGATTCTCGCCACGTTTGCGGTGATCGCCGCAATCCTGCCCATGGCCTTTGTGCGCGGGCTGATGGGCCCCTACATGCGGCCCATTCCCGTGGGCGCGTCCGCCGCGATGCTGTTTTCGCTGGCCGTGGCGTTCGTGGTCTCACCCTGGGCCGCGCTGCGCCTGCTTAGCCATTACGCCAAGCCTGACGCCGGCCACGAACACGGCACCGAGGGAGCCATGACGCGCCTCTACCGCCGGCTGATGAATCCGTTAATCAACAACAGCAAGCGCCGGTTAATCTTCCTGGCCGGCGTGGTGGTGCTTCTGCTGGCCGCGTGCACGCTGGTGCCACTCAAGATGGTCCGCGTAAAGATGCTGCCCTTTGACAACAAGAGCGAATTTCAAGTGATTGTGGATATGCCGGACGGCACCACGCTGGAGCAGACTACACGCGTGTCACAGGAACTGGCGCGTTACCTCGCCCAACAGCCGGAAGTACTGAACTACCAGATCTATTCCGGGACGTCCGGTCCGTACAACTTCAACGGCCTGGTACGCCATTACTTTTTGCGCTCGCAGCCCAACCAGGCTGACATCCAGGTGAACCTGCTGCCGCGCAGCGAGCGCAGTGCGCAGAGCCATGAAATCGCGCGCCGCTTGCGGCCGGGACTGCAGAAGATTGGCCAGCCGTTTGGCGCCCGCGTCAAGGTCGCGGAGGTCCCGCCGGGCCCGCCGGTGCTGCAGACGCTGGTGGCTGAAGTCTATGGCCCTGACTACAAAGGCCAGACCGAACTAGCCGCGAAGATCAAAGATATCTTCCAGCACACGCCCGGCGTGGTGGACACAGACTGGTACGTGGAAGACCCGCAGACCCGCTTTGACATGGACGTGGACCAGGAAAAAGCAGCGCTCCATGGTGTTTCAGCAGGGGACGTCGCGCGGACCGTCCAGTTGAGCCTGCACGGCGCGGAAGCCGGGCTGCTGCACTCTCCGCAGAGCCGCGAAGACGTTCCCATCCAGGTCCGCCTGGGGCGCGCTGACCGCTCCGGCATGGACGAGCTGGGCAGCATCAAAGTTCCCACCGTGGCCGGCGGCCAGGTGTCATTGCGAGAACTCACCAATACGAAGCAGACGGTGATTGACACCAGTGTCTATCGCAAGAACATGCAGCCCGTGGTTTACGTGACGGGTGACGTGGCCGGCGAAGAAGAGAGCCCGGTGTACGCCATCATGAAGATGAATGAGGCGATTGACAAGCTGCGCCTGCCAGAGGGCTACGGCGTCCGCCGCTACAACGCGGTGCAGCCGGAATCCACGGACCGCTACACCATGAAGTGGGACGGCGAATGGCACATCACGATTGAGGTCTTCCGGGACCTCGGTCTGGCTTTTGCGGTGGTGCTGGTGTTGATCTACGTGCTGGTGGTGGGCTGGTTCAAGTCGTTTGTCACGCCGCTGGTGATCATGGCGCCCATCCCGCTCACGCTGGTCGGGATTTTGCCGGCGCATGCGCTGATGGGAGCGTTCTTCACCGCGACGTCCATGATCGGCTTCATCGCCGGGGCGGGGATTATCGTGCGCAATTCCATCATCCTGGTGGACTTCATCGAACTGCGCCGTTCGCACGGCGTGCCCCTGGCGCAAGCGGTGGTAGACGCCGGCGCGGTGCGTTTCCGTCCCATGCTGCTGACCGCCGCCGCGGTGGTGGTGGGCGCCAGCGTGATTCTCTTTGATCCGATCTTTCAGGGGCTGGCTATTTCCCTGATGGCGGGCGAGGTGGCGTCCACCTTCCTCTCGCGCATGGCCGTACCAGTTCTTTACTACCTCAGCGAGCGGAGGCACGAAAAAGCCACGCCGCCAAACGTTCACACACCGCAGGACGCGGCGCAGGCCGTTCCCGCAGCGTAA
- a CDS encoding DUF2892 domain-containing protein — protein sequence MTVERALRLTAGIFVLLSLALGYWVSPWWFLFTAFVGLNLLQSGLTDWCPAMAIFRKMGLPDPGGPIAKDAGAAPKSIASR from the coding sequence ATGACAGTTGAACGCGCATTGAGATTAACGGCAGGCATTTTTGTGCTGCTTTCCCTGGCGCTTGGCTATTGGGTTTCACCCTGGTGGTTCTTGTTCACGGCTTTTGTGGGGCTGAACCTGCTGCAGTCAGGATTGACGGACTGGTGCCCGGCCATGGCGATTTTTCGCAAGATGGGGTTGCCCGATCCAGGAGGCCCGATCGCCAAAGATGCGGGCGCGGCGCCCAAGTCAATTGCCAGCCGATAG
- a CDS encoding ABC transporter permease, with protein sequence MLYRDLLRFSFGVVRAYRMRAFLSALGIAIGIAAVVLLTSIGEGIQQFVLAQFTQFGTNLISVSPGKAKTAGMSMGVFNSVRPLTIADALAIRRLPNIETADPIVSGNAEVAAGTRRRRVTVYGVTSQFPRTLSMQVMMGSFLPPDKPEAARPLTVLGSKTRQELFGDRNPLGQHVEIGGSMYTVIGVMAPKGQVFGIDFDDTVCIPVASAMQLFNREGLPEIHVTYNPDVPVDSVVNSIHRLLMDRHDREDFTITPQKEALKTLDSVLGMFTFAVAALGGVSIVVGAIGILTIMIIAVGERTSEVGLLKALGATYGQVMVLFVSEAALIAFLGGLGGILLALGVARGLVLLGVALPVKTSWFYVVLAECVAVLVGLLAGVLPARAAAKLEPVQALRAE encoded by the coding sequence ATGCTGTACCGTGACCTACTGCGTTTTTCGTTCGGCGTTGTCCGTGCTTATCGTATGCGGGCATTCTTGTCTGCCTTGGGCATCGCCATCGGAATCGCCGCGGTGGTACTGCTCACCTCCATTGGGGAGGGCATTCAACAGTTTGTGCTGGCGCAGTTCACCCAATTCGGCACTAACCTGATCAGCGTGAGTCCCGGGAAAGCGAAGACCGCTGGAATGTCCATGGGCGTCTTCAATTCCGTCCGTCCGCTGACCATTGCTGACGCGCTGGCCATCCGCCGGCTGCCCAACATCGAGACGGCGGACCCCATCGTTTCCGGCAATGCCGAGGTAGCGGCGGGCACGCGCCGCCGGCGCGTCACGGTCTATGGCGTCACCTCCCAGTTTCCCCGCACTCTGAGCATGCAAGTGATGATGGGTAGCTTTCTGCCTCCTGACAAGCCCGAAGCCGCGCGCCCCTTGACGGTGCTGGGCTCCAAAACCAGACAAGAGCTGTTTGGCGACCGCAATCCGCTGGGGCAGCACGTTGAAATCGGGGGATCCATGTACACCGTAATCGGAGTGATGGCGCCCAAAGGCCAGGTCTTCGGCATTGATTTCGACGACACCGTCTGCATTCCCGTGGCCAGCGCCATGCAACTCTTTAACCGTGAGGGGCTGCCGGAAATCCACGTGACCTACAACCCGGATGTGCCCGTGGATTCTGTTGTCAATTCCATTCATAGGCTCCTCATGGACCGCCATGACCGCGAAGATTTCACCATCACCCCGCAAAAAGAGGCCTTGAAAACCTTGGACTCCGTGCTCGGCATGTTCACCTTCGCCGTGGCCGCGCTGGGCGGCGTGTCCATTGTGGTGGGCGCGATTGGCATCCTGACCATCATGATCATCGCCGTCGGCGAGCGCACATCTGAAGTGGGACTGCTGAAGGCCCTGGGCGCGACTTACGGCCAGGTGATGGTGTTGTTCGTCAGCGAAGCTGCACTCATTGCTTTTCTCGGAGGTCTCGGCGGAATTCTTTTAGCGCTGGGCGTGGCCCGCGGCCTGGTCCTGCTGGGAGTGGCCTTGCCGGTAAAGACCTCGTGGTTTTACGTCGTACTGGCGGAATGTGTTGCCGTGCTGGTAGGACTTCTCGCCGGAGTCCTGCCTGCGCGGGCGGCGGCAAAGCTGGAACCCGTGCAGGCACTGCGCGCGGAATAG
- a CDS encoding ABC transporter permease produces MKSSDLFRFAWRAFSASRLRAALMLLAMSIGIAAVIIVTSLGEGARRYVTDEFASLGTNLVLVFPGRSETAGAGPGLLISRTARDLTVDDSSSLAHLRWVTRVAPVAVGAAEAKKGQLVREVPVVGSTAAWAEIRHMPMAEGTFLPVEDPNAATPVCVLGDVVRREFFGSAPAVGEWLRLGDRKFRVIGVVAARGQGLGMNTDEIVIVPVGAAQQLFNSTSLFRVMVEVSSRDVINQVRNDAEELLAKRHQGERDVTVLTQDAVLATFDNILVALTLAITAIASISLVVAGVLITNLMLISVSQRRAEIGLLKALGASQRQIRRIFLSEGVVLSATSGLLGILVGEGGVALLRVVYPSFPAFVPNWTLAAALLAAVATGTIFSLLPSRRAAMLDPIQALARR; encoded by the coding sequence ATGAAAAGCAGTGATTTATTCCGTTTCGCCTGGCGTGCCTTCAGCGCCAGCCGGCTACGTGCCGCGCTGATGCTGCTGGCCATGTCCATTGGTATTGCCGCGGTAATTATTGTGACCTCTCTGGGAGAGGGCGCCCGCCGCTACGTCACCGATGAATTTGCATCGCTGGGCACGAACCTCGTGTTGGTCTTTCCCGGGCGCTCCGAAACAGCCGGAGCTGGCCCTGGGCTGCTGATCAGCCGGACGGCGCGTGACCTTACCGTGGATGACTCTTCGTCGTTGGCGCATCTCCGCTGGGTCACACGCGTGGCGCCGGTCGCGGTAGGCGCAGCGGAGGCCAAGAAGGGCCAGCTCGTCCGCGAAGTTCCCGTGGTCGGCTCCACGGCAGCCTGGGCTGAAATCCGGCATATGCCCATGGCAGAAGGGACTTTTCTTCCCGTCGAAGACCCCAACGCCGCCACGCCGGTTTGCGTCCTGGGCGATGTTGTGCGCCGGGAATTCTTCGGCAGCGCTCCGGCCGTGGGCGAGTGGCTCCGTCTGGGCGACCGCAAGTTTCGCGTGATTGGCGTGGTGGCCGCCCGCGGCCAGGGACTGGGGATGAACACGGATGAAATTGTCATTGTGCCGGTCGGAGCGGCACAGCAGCTCTTCAACAGCACCTCGCTCTTCCGCGTGATGGTGGAGGTCTCCAGCCGCGACGTGATCAACCAGGTGCGCAATGACGCTGAAGAGCTCCTGGCCAAACGCCATCAAGGTGAACGTGACGTCACCGTGCTCACCCAGGATGCGGTGCTGGCCACCTTTGACAACATTCTGGTGGCGCTCACGCTGGCCATCACCGCGATTGCTTCCATCAGCCTGGTGGTGGCCGGTGTCCTGATCACCAATTTGATGCTGATTTCCGTTTCTCAGCGACGCGCCGAAATTGGCCTGCTCAAGGCGCTGGGCGCTTCCCAGCGGCAGATCCGCAGGATCTTTCTGTCTGAGGGAGTGGTGCTTTCCGCCACCAGCGGTCTCCTTGGCATCCTGGTGGGTGAGGGCGGCGTGGCCCTTCTGCGCGTCGTGTATCCCTCATTCCCGGCCTTTGTTCCAAACTGGACGCTTGCCGCGGCGCTGCTCGCCGCCGTGGCTACTGGAACGATTTTCAGCCTATTGCCCTCGCGGCGCGCGGCCATGCTTGACCCGATTCAGGCGCTGGCCCGGAGATGA
- a CDS encoding ABC transporter ATP-binding protein yields MIELKQINRVFQLGSQSVHALKDVDLKINPGDYLSIMGPSGSGKSTLLNVIGLLDRPTSGQYWFEGQDVTKLDDAQQSVIRQQKVGFIFQFFHLIPRLTAADNITLPMMLAGIPAAQRQKSAEKLVAEFGLAERAQHRPEELSGGERQRVAIARATIMHPAILLADEPTGNLDRATGRDVINLLETLHHSGVALVIVTHDPELGGRAHRQLKMLDGEIVAEVASAVHA; encoded by the coding sequence ATGATCGAGCTCAAACAGATCAACCGCGTTTTTCAGCTAGGCTCGCAAAGCGTGCATGCGCTGAAAGACGTTGACCTGAAGATCAATCCCGGCGATTACCTTTCCATCATGGGCCCGTCCGGTTCCGGAAAATCCACTTTGTTGAATGTCATCGGGCTGCTGGATCGCCCTACGTCCGGCCAATATTGGTTTGAAGGCCAGGACGTAACCAAGCTCGACGACGCGCAGCAGTCCGTCATCCGCCAGCAGAAAGTCGGGTTCATCTTTCAGTTCTTCCATTTGATCCCGCGTCTGACGGCCGCCGACAATATCACCTTGCCCATGATGCTGGCCGGGATTCCGGCGGCCCAGAGGCAGAAGTCCGCGGAGAAACTGGTGGCCGAATTTGGCCTGGCGGAGCGCGCGCAACATCGTCCAGAGGAACTCTCCGGCGGGGAGCGTCAGCGCGTGGCCATTGCCCGCGCCACCATCATGCATCCGGCAATCTTGCTGGCCGACGAGCCCACCGGCAACCTGGACCGCGCCACGGGACGCGATGTAATCAATTTGCTGGAGACGCTTCACCACAGCGGTGTTGCCCTGGTGATTGTGACGCACGACCCGGAACTCGGCGGACGCGCACATCGCCAGCTCAAGATGCTCGATGGAGAGATCGTCGCCGAGGTGGCGTCTGCCGTGCACGCATGA
- a CDS encoding efflux RND transporter periplasmic adaptor subunit, which produces MHAIKLSRIIGLLVVLAAVSAGIFYWMRPRPVAVVLRAVDQGRVARTLANTRAGSIKACRRSKLALPSGGQIAHIYVSKGDHVRQGQPLLELWNADLKANIRVLEEEINTARARQHEACTRADLSARDARRAERLFQDKLIAEELWDKVASEARALEATCAASRVEIDHSQARLNLARTQLVQTILTAPFAGRVGDITGELGEFTTPSPPGIPTPPAVDLIDDSCYYVSAPVDEIDAGSLRVGMPANVSIDAFPGTRFPGHVRRIADYVLEVEKQARTVEIEVQFTTPPDKGLVVGYSADIEITPEARDSAVRVPTQAILQNKSVLVYNPQTRKLESRTIQTGISNWEFTEVTAGLAPGEQVVMSLDRAGVKAGASVTVESAGAGPAR; this is translated from the coding sequence ATGCACGCAATCAAGCTCTCACGGATCATCGGCCTGCTGGTCGTACTGGCTGCAGTCAGTGCTGGAATCTTCTACTGGATGCGGCCGCGGCCAGTGGCCGTGGTCCTGCGTGCCGTGGACCAGGGCCGAGTCGCCCGCACGCTCGCCAACACGCGCGCGGGAAGTATCAAAGCTTGCCGCCGCTCCAAGCTGGCCTTACCCTCCGGCGGTCAGATCGCGCACATTTACGTGAGCAAAGGCGATCACGTCCGCCAGGGCCAGCCTCTGCTGGAGCTCTGGAACGCTGATCTTAAAGCCAACATACGCGTTCTGGAAGAGGAGATCAACACAGCCCGCGCCCGCCAGCATGAAGCCTGCACCCGTGCTGATCTTTCGGCCCGCGACGCTCGTCGCGCGGAAAGGCTCTTCCAGGACAAGTTGATCGCAGAAGAACTATGGGACAAAGTAGCGTCTGAAGCCCGCGCGCTTGAGGCCACCTGCGCCGCCAGTCGCGTGGAGATTGATCACAGCCAGGCTCGCTTGAATCTGGCGCGCACGCAGCTGGTCCAGACCATCCTGACCGCGCCCTTCGCCGGACGAGTAGGCGATATTACCGGTGAACTGGGCGAATTCACTACGCCTTCGCCGCCCGGCATCCCCACGCCGCCGGCCGTGGACTTGATTGACGACAGTTGCTACTACGTGAGCGCCCCGGTGGATGAGATTGACGCTGGTTCCCTGCGCGTGGGCATGCCCGCGAACGTGTCCATTGACGCATTCCCCGGCACGCGCTTCCCCGGCCATGTGCGGCGCATTGCCGACTACGTCTTGGAAGTTGAGAAGCAGGCCCGCACGGTTGAGATTGAAGTGCAATTCACCACGCCGCCCGACAAGGGCCTGGTGGTGGGATACAGCGCGGATATTGAGATTACTCCGGAAGCTCGGGACAGCGCTGTCCGCGTCCCGACGCAAGCCATCCTGCAGAACAAGAGCGTTTTGGTATACAACCCGCAAACGCGCAAGCTGGAGTCGCGGACTATCCAGACCGGAATCAGCAACTGGGAATTCACTGAAGTTACCGCCGGCCTCGCACCCGGAGAACAAGTTGTCATGTCACTGGACCGTGCCGGCGTGAAAGCGGGGGCCAGCGTGACCGTGGAGAGCGCCGGCGCGGGACCGGCGCGATGA
- a CDS encoding rubrerythrin translates to MTDKTFADRTISPRSQKNLLDAMKGEAFAYAKYKLFAKQARERGHLEVAQLFDKTADQEFFEHFNEEAELLGLVGTDEQDLNHAIAGESFEVDTMYKDYAQQAKEDGDEAVAHRFDEIRHDEAAHLLAFEEALIKLQTRERFKNAGLESKAHDF, encoded by the coding sequence ATGACAGACAAGACCTTTGCCGATCGCACGATCTCTCCCCGTAGCCAGAAAAATTTATTGGATGCCATGAAAGGCGAGGCTTTTGCCTACGCTAAATACAAACTTTTCGCCAAACAGGCCCGCGAACGCGGCCACCTTGAAGTGGCCCAGCTGTTTGACAAAACCGCAGATCAGGAATTCTTTGAGCACTTTAACGAAGAAGCAGAATTGCTGGGTCTGGTGGGTACAGACGAACAGGACCTGAATCACGCCATTGCCGGCGAGTCCTTTGAAGTGGACACCATGTACAAGGACTATGCGCAACAGGCCAAGGAAGATGGCGACGAGGCGGTTGCCCATCGCTTTGACGAAATCCGGCATGATGAAGCCGCACACCTGCTGGCGTTTGAAGAAGCACTGATCAAACTCCAGACCCGTGAGCGCTTCAAGAATGCCGGCCTCGAGTCGAAGGCGCATGACTTTTAG
- a CDS encoding AI-2E family transporter — translation MRNNKDAATALLLVLTALFLYLCWMLFRPYAGPIIFAAVIAIIFHPVHRYSLRIFRNRNAAALASTLATMFVAAVPIYFLGRAVSHELTDLYRSLATRSAPEGGLSASALHAVERLVAWVGQHFAWPALDLHAMAVRRLEEASAFLVRLGASLVTNIFTWIADAVIAALVLFFLFRDGAAGMARLGSALPLGAERFAELQQRINATVIANFYGGVAVGAAQGSLTALAFWVLGIDSPVLWGVVTAFFSLVPVVGSATVWVPAGVILLFSGHLIKGIILLAWGAGVVGLADNVVRPWIISESVRLHTIYVFFALLGGMQVFGVMGLFLGPVILSVTVALLGMLRQDLQERTHAGPSNAN, via the coding sequence ATGAGAAATAACAAGGATGCCGCAACCGCGCTGCTGCTGGTTTTAACGGCGCTGTTCCTCTATCTATGCTGGATGCTGTTCCGGCCCTATGCCGGCCCTATTATCTTTGCCGCCGTGATCGCCATCATCTTCCACCCTGTACACCGTTACTCGCTGCGCATTTTTCGTAACCGGAATGCCGCGGCGCTGGCCAGCACCCTGGCCACCATGTTTGTTGCCGCCGTGCCGATCTACTTTCTGGGAAGAGCGGTCAGCCATGAACTCACTGATCTCTACCGTTCGCTGGCTACCAGGAGCGCCCCGGAAGGCGGCCTTTCCGCCAGCGCCCTGCACGCCGTTGAACGTTTGGTTGCCTGGGTTGGACAGCACTTTGCCTGGCCTGCGCTTGACCTTCACGCAATGGCCGTCCGCCGGCTGGAAGAAGCCAGCGCCTTTCTGGTCCGCCTGGGCGCAAGTCTGGTGACCAACATCTTCACCTGGATCGCCGACGCAGTGATTGCGGCGCTCGTCCTCTTTTTCCTGTTTCGCGACGGCGCGGCCGGCATGGCCCGTCTAGGCTCAGCCCTTCCGCTCGGGGCAGAGCGCTTTGCCGAACTGCAGCAACGGATCAATGCCACGGTGATCGCCAATTTTTATGGCGGCGTGGCTGTGGGCGCAGCGCAGGGCAGTCTGACCGCCCTGGCCTTCTGGGTGCTGGGAATTGATTCGCCGGTCTTGTGGGGCGTGGTCACCGCGTTCTTTTCTCTGGTGCCCGTAGTTGGATCAGCTACGGTCTGGGTGCCTGCAGGGGTAATCCTCCTCTTCAGCGGACACCTCATTAAAGGCATCATCCTGCTGGCCTGGGGAGCTGGCGTGGTGGGGCTGGCGGACAACGTTGTCCGCCCCTGGATCATCAGTGAGAGCGTTCGCCTGCATACGATTTACGTTTTCTTTGCCTTGCTGGGAGGCATGCAGGTTTTCGGCGTGATGGGACTCTTCTTGGGCCCGGTGATTCTCTCTGTAACCGTGGCGCTACTCGGCATGCTCCGTCAGGACCTGCAGGAGCGGACACACGCCGGGCCCTCGAACGCGAATTGA